A window of Xenopus laevis strain J_2021 chromosome 1L, Xenopus_laevis_v10.1, whole genome shotgun sequence genomic DNA:
CCTTTCTTGAAACTACAGAATGTATCAGGATACTTCAGCAAGAAAATTTCTCCGCTTCACAGCTGTTATTGTAACATCCATATAGCACCTTAAATACCTTAAATAATAAGTAACCTCCTGTTTTCTAATATCAGTGGATACCCTTTTATCCTCTTGAAGGATCTACTAGTATATGAGGCATTAGAAAGTtttctgtatgtatatttatatcacCTGAACCTCTTTTCCAGTGTAAACAATTCTAACTTGACTGACATAAAGATGGAAAAGATGTTCTTGTATATCCAGAACATTTAACAACTAAGTGGGTTGTTTTGTTACATCTCAGGTTGCAGAAACTTGTCAGCTGGCCGTGAGTCGTATAGAGTGGCTTCAGAAGAATCCAGATTCCCCAGATACTAATCCTTATTTATCTGTGGACCCTGCTCCTCCTGCTGAGGAAAAAGATGTTCCTACACTTCGCGCAACACTGTTAGATGAAACCTGCCCACTGTTTCACCGATATCGTGCTATGTTTGCGTTGCGCAATATTGGAGGAGAAGAGGCTGTGTTGGCACTTGCAGATGGTATGCCCTTTCTAAATCTTTGCCATGGTTTTAGTTTACATTGGGGGGCGGAGAAGGGAATTAAtcaattttccctttctttttaaaACCGCTGCATGGGCTCCGCTTTATCTGTAATGTGGTTGATAATGATTACACTGACAGGATCAGATATATTACAAGATTATCCTATTAAGGACTATTAAGGCTGTGGTGGTGTTTTATTTCCACCTattattgttaaaatgtaaaactCCCCATatacccattgcctttaatgtcTGAATCAAGACAGcacctaaatataaataaatgttgcatGTTTACAGATAGCAATTATACTGCGTAGACATGCCCACCCCATAAGGCAGAGAACAATATAAAATCTAGTAAATTTAGGAAGTGTCAAACGGGTATCTCTTTGATTGTAACTGACCCTGGGTCAGCACTGCTGTtataaaactgcaccagtccaagGTTTTATTTAGTGAGCATCATGGAAAGACCATCTTCTTACCCTTATTTTTTTCAATGCCTGGCACATGCTCAATACAGTGAAATGGGTGGCTTTCTTTGTTAGTCAGCTTTTCACCcacttgaagaaagaagatgcaggaagaggatcgctctgtggtgcttgcagttttcttttatcaggagcactggcccagggtattaaaggggtcgttcaccttccaacactttttccagttcagttggtttcagatagtgtaccagaaataaataccttttccaataactttccttttttttttttttgtattttttactgtttttccaaaatctaaatttaaagtttatgtccctgtctctggtgtttgtctggcagctcagcgattcaggtgcagattctaaactgtttttgcaacatttagttgatacatttctcagtagcatctctggagtataatcaactattgtatcaattctgaccgctgcctttaatgaaactcggggattctactcagcaggtaCAACAATAGTTTACAGAGTCTGcaaacccccctcccagagctgctttagaaggtgaaaaattacactttatacttcaatattagaaaaacagtcgcatagtttaccagaaataattactttttctttctattttctatctgaAACCAAGTGAACTCATAATTACAATGATGAGGGGTACGTAACACTCCCTCTCCTTTAACAAGAGCAGTCATTTTTTATATTACCAGTTGTTCAcaatttaaagtacaggtatgggacctgttatccagaatgcttgggacctgtggttttctggaaaagtgatctttcaataatttgggtctccatgctttaattacatttaaaaattatttaaacattaaatacacgcAACAGTATTTTTTGCCTTCAGTAGGGATGATGTGtgtcttagtagggatcaagtaaaatatactatttttatcacagggaaaaagaaaataatttgtgtttttaatggaATCTGTAGcaccggccttcccataatttggagctgattccatacctatataaatTATTCCATTTACAGGGGAAATGCTTAAACTTGTTGTACAACAGTATTATTTTCTCTTGCTACACCTAAGTGGATATATTTCAGAAACACATTCCTCTTAATTTCTACCTATTCTTGTTAGTAGGGCAATTTAAACAGTTAGTTCTAACACATACCCTTTCTTACGAGCATTTTCACTGATTTTATAAGTCTGGGGGTGGCTGGTGAAGTATGTATTCTGCACTTTCTGTGGATGTGGGACATTCTGCTTTTGCTTTAAGGGGTCCAATTTTATACCTCCTGACACTCCACCACTAGCACCCCTGCCTCTAGTGAAAGGACCTTATTTATTTTCACTCAATTGGAACACAAGTGGACCAGTGAAAtatgcattaatttttttttttaattgtcttttctATTTTCAGGCTTGCAGATCGGTGGGTCCCTATTCCGTCATGAGATTGGTTATGTGTTAGGTCAGATGCAACATAAGGCAGCTGTCCCAGGATTGTCTGCAGCATTGGAGCGATTTGAGGAGAACCCTATGGTTCGGCATGAGTGTGCTGAAGCTCTTGGTTCTATTGCCCATGAAGATTGTCTAAAGGCACTTCGTGCACATGTTGGTGATGGAGAAAGAGTTGTGAGAGAGAGCTGTGAGGTGGCCTTGGATATGCATGACTATGAGAACAGTGGGGACTTCCAGTATGCAAATGGATTAAGCCAAATTTGTgaacaaatatgatttttttatgaaCAATACAAGCTTTTCATTCAAAGTAGTTCATGCAGCTGCTACATTATCCTTCACAGGGTATActtcaaaaattaaaaatctcTGTATTTCCTTTGGCATTTGCTAATAAAGATGGATGAACTGTGATAATACATTCACcatataaagttatttttttttgctatgactGTTGTCAGTGAAGCAGAGTAGCAGGGATGGTGGTCACATCCTCTGTGTAGGTATTGATCACCAAGGAGAAGCATGCAAACTGCAAGATGGTTAAGTCTTACTTTCCAGTCCATGTTAGCCTGGTTGACCGTAAACCAGGGGGCCTGTACACCAGCTGGGCATCTGATGTGGGAGCATTAGATGTGGTTCAGGAGGTAGATGGGGACCCTGTGTTGGGAACGGGCACATTTAAAAAATTGTCAAGCAGGGGGTTTGTTTTCCTTTAGATGGAGAATAATATTGCTTGCCTCATTCTCATGCGCATATGTAATTGATtgcattgttatattttattggtGCAGGTATTAATGCTTAGTTCTTGAACATGGCTTGTACCAAGTTTTCCTTTTACATATTCAATGTTGGTTTTTCTCCATTTTATCAGGCTTTGTTAACCAGTTAGTAGATGTTGTTATGAAGCCTAAGTAAATTCATGCAGGAATCATAACACTGTTTTAGCTAAAAATCTGTGACACAACCAAGTACTAGTAATGTGATAGTAGTGTGCGAAGaccaaaataaaaactgaaaagtgATGATgtaagaaaagataaaaaaaaaaacaacgcatGTTGGAAGAGCTACAATGCTTTAAGCGTTTAAAGTCTTTCAGCTGTTGACTCGTTCACTACTCTGTCAAGCTTAAAGCTGGCAACAATGAAATTGAAGTTGCCAGTTCCAAAACAGGAGAGTAAAGGGGAGAAGTGGAAGCAATAAATCTAATGTATTATCTgcaaaatggtgcaaaaaaaaaagtcctcttTAAGAAAATAGCACACTCTACATAAGCATTTGAGatttcacattttaatttcaTGATCGTTCCTGTTTATCAAGCTGTATAGTgcaagttttgaggcaattttcagaaatttcataaaaaccgctAAAATTGTCCGAACATTGTcggtactttacaaaaataaatgcctTTTCTGGCATCGGTTTACTGATAGGGGCTATTTTAGCCTCACAAAGTGTGTTTATTTCTGATGTATTCTTttcaacacttgggggcagatttatcaagggtcaaattgaaaattcgaaattcaaatgtaatttttttatggtccaaactgtcaaattctactagggagttatattaaattcgattcgagtttttaaaaaaaaaaaaaaaaaaaagaatttgattttcaagatttatcacgcTCAAATTCGActtttcaccacctaaaacctgctgaattgctggtccatttcgattggtcgaatttagaggagtttttaaaaa
This region includes:
- the dohh.L gene encoding deoxyhypusine hydroxylase encodes the protein MAASLSSEVHSLGQLLIDPGKPLPLRFRALFTLRNLGGAEAIDCIGRGFQDESALLKHELAYCLGQMKDRRALPVLKQVLQDRQQEPMVRHEAGEALGAIGDPEVLELLREYAQDPVIEVAETCQLAVSRIEWLQKNPDSPDTNPYLSVDPAPPAEEKDVPTLRATLLDETCPLFHRYRAMFALRNIGGEEAVLALADGLQIGGSLFRHEIGYVLGQMQHKAAVPGLSAALERFEENPMVRHECAEALGSIAHEDCLKALRAHVGDGERVVRESCEVALDMHDYENSGDFQYANGLSQICEQI